The following are encoded together in the Vidua macroura isolate BioBank_ID:100142 chromosome 6, ASM2450914v1, whole genome shotgun sequence genome:
- the PAK6 gene encoding serine/threonine-protein kinase PAK 6: MFRKKKKKRPEISAPQNFEHRVHTSFDPKEGKFVGLPPQWQNILDTLRRPKPVVDPSRITRMQLQPMKTVVRGSTVEVEGYISGLLNDIQKLSAISSNTLRGRSPTSRRRAQSLGLLGDERPPDMYLQSPEGDWADKYGNYLNCNGGSKVARRQTMWPDYKSRLEGQSHPNGMVTKAQSLGPSEFQGTDGSCLQRTSGLQHVPTVPGESETAMKSPEEGWLQRQSNARPSGEGSPNSKSRENSLKRRLLRSVFPLSTTSNKPGPPLQIKPNAFFKPQQWGSPHSPAAKAQSLPPDQPASEFPRMISEAGTPQKSPTVEKPVAVPPGRPSPAGSPRNRQTQTSSSNLHLPQDSAGKGQPASEDPVVVTHEQFKAALRMVVDQGDPRTLLENYIKIGEGSTGIVCIAREKHSGRQVAVKMMDLRKQQRRELLFNEVVIMRDYQHVNVVEMYKSYLVGEELWVLMEFLQGGALTDIVSQIRLNEEQIATVCESVLQALSYLHSQGVIHRDIKSDSILLTLDGRVKLSDFGFCAQISKDVPKRKSLVGTPYWMAPEVIARIPYTTEVDIWSLGIMVIEMVDGEPPYFSDSPVQAMKRLRDSPPPKLKNFHRTSPVLRDFLERMLTRDPLERATAQELLDHPFLLQTGLPECLVPLIQQYRKRTSTC; encoded by the exons ATGTTCCgtaagaagaagaagaaacgCCCGGAGATCTCGGCCCCGCAGAACTTTGAGCACCGTGTCCACACCTCATTTgatccaaaggagggcaaatTTGTGGGCCTGCCACCTCAATGGCAGAATATTCTGGACACGCTGAGGCGCCCCAAGCCAGTGGTAGACCCTTCAAGAATCACAAGGATGCAGCTCCAGCCTATGAAG ACCGTGGTGCGGGGCAGCACCGTGGAAGTGGAAGGCTACATCTCTGGTTTGCTCAATGACATCCAGAAGCTTTCTGCCATCAGCTCGAACACTCTAAGGGGCAGGAGCCCTACCAGCAGGAGGAGAGCCCAGTCCCTTGGGCTCCTGGGAGACGAGAGACCCCCAGACATGTACCTTCAGAGTCCTGAAGGAGACTGGGCAGACAAGTATGGGAACTACCTCAACTGCAATGGTGGGTCCAAGGTGGCCCGGAGGCAGACCATGTGGCCGGATTACAAATCCCGCCTGGAAGGGCAGTCTCATCCCAACGGGATGGTGACAAAAGCACAGTCCCTGGGGCCATCGGAGTTCCAGGGCACCGATGGCAGCTGTCTGCAGCGCACCTCTGGGCTGCAGCACGTGCCCACTGTGCCGGGGGAGAGCGAGACGGCAATGAAGAGCCCGGAAGAGGGCTGGCTTCAGCGACAGTCCAACGCCAGACCCTCAGGGGAGGGCAGCCCCAACTCCAAATCACGGGAGAACAGCCTAAAGAGGAGGCTCTTGCGCAGCGTGTTCCCCTTGTCCACCACCTCAAACAAGCCAGGTCCTCCTCTGCAGATCAAG CCTAATGCTTTCTTCAAGCCCCAGCAGTGGGGTTccccccacagccctgcagccaaagCCCAGTCTCTCCCCCCAGACCAACCTGCCTCTGAGTTCCCCAGGATGATCTCCGAAGCTGGGACCCCCCAGAAGTCGCCAACAGTGGAGAAGcctgtggcagtgccaccaggCCGGCCCTCCCCAGCGGGGTCCCCCAGGAACCGGCAGACCCAGACCAGTTCCAGCAACCTCCACCTGCCCCAGGACTCTGCTGGGAAGGGGCAGCCAGCCAGTGAGGATCCTGTGGTTGTAACTCATGAGCAGTTCAAAGCTGCCCTCAGGATGGTTGTGGACCAGGGAGATCCCAGGACATTGCTGGAGAATTACATCAAGATTGGGGAAGGCTCCACAGGAATCGTGTGCATCGCTCGGGAGAAGCACTCGGGGCGCCAGGTGGCTGTGAAAATGATGGATCTGAGGAAGCAGCAGCGCCGAGAGCTCCTCTTCAATGAG GTGGTGATAATGAGGGACTATCAACACGTCAACGTCGTGGAGATGTACAAGAGCTACCTTGTGGGAGAGGAGCTCTGGGTGCTGATGGAGTTCCTGCAGGGAGGAGCCCTCACAGATATCGTGTCTCAGATCag GCTGAACGAGGAGCAGATTGCCACAGTGTGTGAGTCGGTGCTGCAGGCTCTGTCCTATCTCCACTCTCAGGGGGTCATTCACCGAGACATCAAGAGCGACTCCATTCTTCTGACATTGGATGGCAGG GTCAAACTCTCTGATTTTGGCTTCTGTGCTCAGATCAGTAAAGATGTACCTAAAAGAAAATCCCTGGTGGGTACTCCTTATTGGATGGCTCCAGAAGTCATTGCAAGGATACCGTACACCACTGAG GTGGATATCTGGTCCCTGGGGATCATGGTGATAGAGATGGTAGATGGAGAACCCCCCTACTTCAGTGATTCTCCAGTCCAGGCAATGAAGAGACTCCGTGACAGCCCTCCTCCCAAACTTAAAAACTTCCACAGG ACCTCCCCAGTTCTGAGAGACTTCTTGGAAAGGATGTTGACACGGGATCCATTGGAAAGAGCAACAGCACAAGAACTTCTGGATCACCCCTTTTTGCTCCAGACGGGACTTCCAGAGTGTTTGGTGCCCCTTATCCAACAGTACAGGAAGCGCACCTCCACCTGCTGA